A stretch of the Synechocystis sp. PCC 7338 genome encodes the following:
- the dapF gene encoding diaminopimelate epimerase — MDLSFSKYHGLGNDFILVDNRQSAAPCLTPDQAQLLCDRHFGIGADGVIFALPGQEGTDYTMRIFNSDGSEPEMCGNGIRCLAKFLADLEGVGEKTYRIHTLAGVITPQLLADGQVKVDMGEPQLLAELIPTTLAAPGEKVVDLPLVVAGQTWAVTCVSMGNPHCLTFVDDVDSLNLTEIGPLFEHHSQFPQRTNTEFIKVLAGDRLKMRVWERGAGITLACGTGACATVVAAVLTSRGARRCTVELPGGNLEIEWSAQDNRLYMTGPAQRVFSGQAEI; from the coding sequence ATGGACCTTAGCTTTAGTAAATACCACGGTCTCGGCAACGATTTTATTTTGGTGGATAACCGTCAGAGTGCGGCTCCCTGCTTAACCCCAGACCAAGCCCAACTGTTGTGCGATCGCCATTTTGGCATCGGAGCGGACGGGGTAATTTTTGCTTTGCCGGGGCAAGAGGGAACGGATTACACCATGCGGATTTTTAACTCCGACGGTTCGGAACCGGAAATGTGTGGCAATGGCATCCGTTGTTTGGCTAAGTTTTTGGCAGATTTAGAAGGGGTAGGGGAAAAAACCTATCGCATCCATACCCTGGCCGGGGTAATCACCCCCCAACTGTTGGCCGATGGCCAGGTGAAAGTGGACATGGGGGAACCCCAATTGTTAGCGGAGCTTATTCCCACCACCCTAGCGGCACCGGGGGAAAAGGTTGTGGATCTGCCTTTGGTAGTGGCCGGGCAAACCTGGGCTGTGACCTGTGTGAGCATGGGTAATCCCCATTGTTTGACTTTTGTAGACGATGTGGACAGTCTTAACTTAACGGAGATTGGCCCCCTGTTTGAGCACCATTCCCAATTTCCCCAACGTACCAATACGGAGTTTATCAAAGTTTTGGCGGGCGATCGCCTGAAAATGCGAGTCTGGGAAAGGGGAGCGGGCATTACCTTGGCCTGTGGGACGGGGGCCTGTGCCACGGTGGTGGCGGCGGTGTTAACCAGCAGGGGCGCTCGGCGTTGCACGGTGGAATTACCAGGCGGCAATTTGGAGATTGAATGGTCTGCCCAGGACAATCGGCTCTATATGACGGGGCCAGCCCAGAGGGTCTTCAGCGGCCAGGCGGAAATTTGA
- a CDS encoding DegT/DnrJ/EryC1/StrS aminotransferase family protein translates to MNIPILDLKPQYQRIKAEIQQAVNGVLESGQFILGKTVADFEQAAADYLGVKYAIGVNSGTDALMIGLRALGIGPGDEVITTPFSFFATAESISNVGAKPVFVDVTIADFNLDPDKIKAAITPRTKAIMPVHLFGQPAAMAQIKALAHDHGLKIIEDCAQSFGAVYAGDCLGCDQDCDDQVKQALMGQYTGAMGNVGAFSFFPTKNLGAYGDGGLITTNDQAIADLARCLRVHGSRQRYQNEMLGYNSRLDALQAAILNVKLSHLKEWSMGRRRVAQTYNDLFQGVEGITTPTITAGHVFHQYTLRILNGKRDALAKAMQGIGISTMIYYPVPQDQLPVYRGQYAPNPISDRLATEVLSLPIWPEMETETVQTVAEKIIQILPSL, encoded by the coding sequence ATGAACATCCCCATCCTTGACCTTAAGCCCCAATATCAAAGGATCAAAGCCGAAATTCAACAAGCGGTGAATGGTGTCTTGGAATCGGGACAATTCATTTTGGGCAAAACGGTTGCAGATTTTGAGCAAGCCGCCGCTGATTACCTGGGGGTAAAGTATGCCATTGGGGTTAATTCTGGCACCGATGCTCTGATGATTGGCCTCAGGGCGTTGGGCATTGGCCCGGGGGACGAGGTAATTACTACCCCTTTTTCCTTTTTTGCTACGGCGGAATCCATCAGTAATGTGGGGGCTAAACCGGTTTTTGTCGATGTGACGATCGCCGATTTTAATCTTGATCCCGACAAAATCAAGGCGGCCATTACGCCCCGCACTAAGGCAATTATGCCAGTGCATTTATTCGGTCAACCGGCTGCCATGGCTCAAATTAAAGCCCTTGCCCATGACCATGGTCTAAAAATTATCGAAGATTGTGCCCAATCCTTTGGGGCTGTCTATGCCGGTGATTGCCTAGGTTGTGACCAGGACTGTGATGACCAAGTTAAACAGGCCCTAATGGGTCAATACACCGGAGCCATGGGGAATGTGGGTGCCTTTTCCTTTTTCCCAACCAAAAATCTGGGGGCCTACGGTGACGGTGGTTTGATCACCACTAACGACCAGGCGATCGCCGATTTGGCCCGCTGTTTGAGGGTGCACGGTTCCAGACAACGCTACCAAAACGAAATGCTGGGCTATAACTCCCGTTTGGATGCGTTGCAAGCCGCTATTTTAAACGTCAAACTATCCCATTTAAAGGAATGGAGCATGGGCCGTCGTCGGGTGGCCCAGACCTATAATGATCTGTTCCAAGGGGTGGAAGGCATTACTACCCCCACCATCACCGCTGGCCATGTCTTTCACCAATACACCCTGCGGATTTTGAACGGCAAAAGGGATGCCCTAGCTAAGGCAATGCAAGGTATAGGTATTAGCACCATGATCTATTACCCTGTGCCCCAGGATCAGTTGCCGGTGTACCGGGGTCAGTATGCCCCCAACCCCATCAGCGATCGCCTAGCCACGGAGGTATTAAGTTTGCCCATCTGGCCGGAAATGGAAACCGAAACGGTGCAAACAGTGGCCGAAAAAATCATCCAAATTTTGCCCAGTCTGTAA